CCGGGAGTTTGTCCATTCTGAATATATTTTTTAACGGTCTTGCGATGGCGGCCAGTTCGTTTGGTGATCTCCCTTTGCGAAAGGCCTTGTTGATGCAATGCAATAATGTCCATGTACGCCTCCCATGAAATCATGGCGACACCCTCCTTTCAGGAAGGAGTCTACCATGCGGTGCTATTCATGGGTGGTACACTTTTCGTTCCCATTTTTGGTACATTATCGCATTCCCGGCGACATTCTTGCAGCAACGCAAACGCCGCAATCGAGTATTTCGACCAGCCGACGGCATACCATTTCGTCCGGTCCCTTGGGGCCGCATTCGAAGATGAATCCGATCCTGCGGCACACGGTCAATCATCCTCCCGGGCCAGCCGGCCCATGGTGTAAAGGCGTCCGGGGCCGAACTCCGCTGACCATTTTTCCAGTTCCCGATTATCGGCCGGACGCCGAAAACGGGGCTGGCCCGTAGCGTCCCTTTCCACGAACACGATATGCTCCAAAGTCAGCAGGTCCAACAGGTAGGGCGAATGGCTGGTGGCGATCACCTGTCCGCCCTCTTCGGTGACAAAGGAACGGATTTCTTCCATAATCAGGTGAACGGTACGTGGATCCAGGCCGTTTTCAAGTTCTTCGACGATCACCACCGGCGGCGGGTTCGGATGGCGCAGCACGGCCAGCAGCGCCAGTACTCGCATGGTCCCGGCACTGAGCATCCATCCCTGGATTTTTTCCTGCATGTCTTTTTCGGTGAGCTGCAAAAAAACCTTGCGGTCCAGTTCGGAAGTTACATTAGGCTGAAGGCTTTCGACATAGGGAAGCACAAATCGGAGGGTATCGACGATCCCATCGAATGCATAGCGGTCCGCATCTCGGATCTCGAGCAAATATTCGGCCAGGTTGGCGCCGTCCGGGGCGAGTTCCACGTCCCCGCCGGTGCGTTTCCGGGGCACGGGATCCGCCATATTCCCCGGGGCCAACCGGAGAAACTGCCATCCACCCACCATCTCTTTCAGCCTGGGGTCGGCAATCCGGCCTTTTTCGACAAACCGGCTGCTGTCCCGGTAGGCCCCTCCCCGTTCCGAGGTCTCATACGACTCAATCCTCAGCTTATCGAAATTGAGATCCTCGGCATTGACGGAAAGCTTTACCCGGAAAGCGCCGGATGAGATCCGTCCGGAAAAGGAAAACCCCATCGGATCTTTCAGCATCTCGCGGGGCCTATCCATCTCCCGTTTGTGGGCCAGGTTCCAGACATTTTCAAACCCATACCATCGCTGCATGGCCTCGTCGAGCCCCTTCAGTGCGATGTCACGGACCGTTTCCATGGCCTCTACAAGGCTGCTTTTACCCGACCCGTTGTTGCCGATCAGGACCGTCAGCGGTGTCAGCCCGATCTGCCCTGACGACCGGATAGCTTTGAAGCGATGCACATTGATGAATTTTAAATCAAGCGGCCGGCCCATGGCTACCCTCCCGCTGAATATCTTCAAAAAAGTTCAAAGCTGCCACTCGAAACGGTTCCGGTTGTCCACTATCACCAATGATGATGGAATATTCATCTTTGGTTAAACCGTACAAGGCAGCGATTCGTGCGTCAAGTTCTGCCTCAATCGGTATGACACCTAAACCATTTTTGTCGATTAGCTTGCCGACCAATTTTTCGATCTTTTC
This window of the uncultured Desulfosarcina sp. genome carries:
- a CDS encoding AAA family ATPase; the protein is MGRPLDLKFINVHRFKAIRSSGQIGLTPLTVLIGNNGSGKSSLVEAMETVRDIALKGLDEAMQRWYGFENVWNLAHKREMDRPREMLKDPMGFSFSGRISSGAFRVKLSVNAEDLNFDKLRIESYETSERGGAYRDSSRFVEKGRIADPRLKEMVGGWQFLRLAPGNMADPVPRKRTGGDVELAPDGANLAEYLLEIRDADRYAFDGIVDTLRFVLPYVESLQPNVTSELDRKVFLQLTEKDMQEKIQGWMLSAGTMRVLALLAVLRHPNPPPVVIVEELENGLDPRTVHLIMEEIRSFVTEEGGQVIATSHSPYLLDLLTLEHIVFVERDATGQPRFRRPADNRELEKWSAEFGPGRLYTMGRLAREDD